The Theobroma cacao cultivar B97-61/B2 chromosome 2, Criollo_cocoa_genome_V2, whole genome shotgun sequence genome includes the window CCTTGAGAAACATTAATTTAAGCATAATTGCATTTGCACACAGTCATTCCTGTGTGAGAAAGGGGCTTAATTGCACTGACGAGTTGGGGCTAATGGGCCAAAAGGAACAGCTCCCTTCTAGGGACCATTGTGAAACCCAACCTTATTAATATTCGCCCAacgaaaaacaaaagaaaaggtagTGATGGTGGGTGGTGTGGCCCACACTTGCTTTTACGTACTAGCAATAAAAAGGAGGAAGATTATGGATAATGTTTTCAGAAGCATGGTGTCTCATGAAACAAGGCTAGCAATTTCTGATATATTAGCGTAGAGGGGTACTTGTGATAGGGAGAGGAAGCATTGGAAAGTGCAAACGATGTACAGGAGGTGACGGAGAGGAAAATcgaaatagtttttaaaatatggAGTGTCGTGACAGGTGAATCGGGTGTCTACAATTAGAAATTTTTGTTGTTAAATGAAAAGCAGGGATAACGTGGACCCGTGGAACAATTGTGGTTAGTATTGAAGATTAGAGTTGCGAGACTCGGCCTGGTCCAGTCTTGCCATGGCTTGCTTATAGCGCATATGAGCCATTTGCATGGGGAGCCAACTCCATGTGTGGTGAAGGCCAGCTTCTTCCCCTCACAGTCAGTCACTGGGCACTGAAACTACTTCTGATGGAGACATGGCATTTTTACATCTCCCTTTAAAAGATTTGATTGGAAGCTCTTTCCAGTATATAATACGAACATAGTTGAGTGTCGGATACTTcccattctcatactcagatTCAGGATCAGCAACTCAAGTCCCCACACCCCATCCATTTTCTTTCCCACTCCCATACTCTTTACGCATCCCATTTAGCATACATGGATATACTATCACATGATCATAGAATAACAGATATTTTCTGCTTAGAGATAACATCGTTTTCCGCTGCAACCCAAATGGACAAACAAAACGAAGCAGATATTAGGTGGAAAAGGGAAATAACCTACTGTCCGCAAAGGAAATTTCCACAAAAGGTTCTCCTTTGCGGGGGTCCTGATCCTCTAGGCTGGAAAGCGGGCAGCCCTTACCCATCCCTTGGTCCTGCCAAACTTCTAAGCCAATTGGGCCATCAATGCCTCTGCAGCAACTAAGTCTTGAATCCTTTGGAATGGGCACCAAGCATTCTAAAACTAAACACCTGACCGCATAAAATTTCTATTCACCGAAAACAGCCCGGCAGCCCAGTATTGTAGTCAAagtgaaacaaaaaataaaagatttcttaAACTCAGAATTTCAACCTTGCCAGAACTTACATGTATTAGACTTTcagtaaaaatttaaaaccctTGTGTATAGTAGATCAAAAAAATAGGTACAGAGAGATAGCTATGTACAATATTTCTTGCGGCAATCGTGAAATCCCAATAGCTGTAGGCAATCTGCTTTTTACATTGCCTGTCTTCCTAATCCAGTGACAACCATTGGGCGAGGCAGAGAAACTGGTACAGCAACTCACAGGACGGCACGCACTCTCTTCAGCTAGATCTTGCTACTACTTGACTGGAAGTGTCCAGGCTAGTGTTAGTCACAAAGGTAAAATAAGTTGCCAAATGAGGAAAAGAGCCATAATAGTAGGGGCTGCACGGGCAGTAAATTGCACTTGGAGCAGACCTGATAATGAAGCTCCATTTCTATTCAGGCTTGATAGGTATATCATACTCTTATTCACAAGTGGTAGCAGTGCTCCATCTTTCCTTGCCCCAAACACTTTTTGGCTGCAAATTATCcataaaatacaaataaatacACGAGTATCATGAGATATTTCTACTAAATAATGTAAAATTAGAGACTTGTTACTGTTACACTAAGGATGCAATGATATGGCCTTTGGATATGGCCAATACGTTCCATCCTGCTTTCACATTGCATGACTGACATTcttgttttatgttttttcaTAATTAGAGAGTTCTAAAGGATAACTGATTGATAATTGTGAAGGGTATATCCAGCATATAAGAAAGACAAAAAGGCTGGCACAAAGGACATGAAAAAGGAGAAACCAAATGTTCTCAAGGCATAGTGTTCATTTCTATTTAAGCATTTTAAGGACTTGGAATTAACAAAGCATATTGTGTCGtaaatcattattttgttatgaaatTTCCTAATAATTTTGATCTTAGAAAAAAAGGATCCAAGATTAGGGACACATTACTATTGTCTTCCAAATAAATCGATAAAAATCATTGGGATAAAAAACAAACAGTTCATGATATCAGATTGTTAAGACTGGCTCAGCCACTAATACCTAAGATTGCTATTTACTTGATCAGCGATGACcaccaaaataaataatggcAGAACTTCAGACCTCATGTATTACAATTAGCAAAAACTTCTAATAACCCTGACCACCTCCCGTTTAGGGATGGACTGCGGTGCTAATATCAGATTTTTAAGGCACCATCATTATGGTATTCTAATTTTGAATGAACTATTACAGCTCTAATATTGCCATCAAGAAGCCAATTCTGCAGGAAGGCACTCACAAAAATGGTTCTGAAACGTAAGACATTAATATTGTGGGCTGCAGCACATCTACAGCAACGTACATCACATGAACTACAACTAGAAAGGTTTCAAGATCCAGCTGTACCAAGATTCCTTTCCAAAATAGCAATAGGAGTTCTAATTCTTTTGTGTGTCAACAATCATTCCAAGAGCTTACAGTTTCAACCAAAGCATCATTTGGCTTGAACCTGATAACCAGCTTGTTACCAACTCGAAGCAAAAATGTTTCCTCCAGCTAACTAAATATGCAGTCTCCTACACACTAATAAGTCATATCCCTCAAATCATCTACATTCGGAAAAGTTGACCACACCTttattagaacaatttaagcAAAACTTTGCAACTAATCACattaatgtgattaaattCAATCAGAATGAGTATTACTAAGACGGTATAGATTactttttatcattatattctaaatcaataattttcaatgCACCTATCCAAACCATGACTTGTGGAATAAACTCGAGTCGAGCTCCCAATCCCACCCATGAAAGAGTCTTTTTGGTGAATAATGCATCGAAATTAATGATCAGAAAAATACATTCCAACCCATTACCCTACGGCACCAGTAGGAAGTATCACAAGTCAATTTATTTACATAATTGATCTACGCTTGCACTTCATCCACAAAAAACGCCGAATTTTCTGGAACATGCCAGCGTGGCTGGCTACTCAAATCATGCAAATaatgaaatgacaaaaacCACCCTGAAACATAACAGTTAGCTAACCAGAACCTGAAGTTTCAGAAACATGTAACAGTGGCGGAGTTCGTTGGTAAACTTCACCTGGTATAAGGAGGCGGGCAAAATATGATGACGTAATCAGCACCAGCACACGTGTATGTACTCGTAACATCGTCATACGCGTAGCTATACGCGCGTGGGCAGGCATGTTTGAAAAACAACGAGTAGGTCGATGGCCGACACACGTCAGGCGTTCCGAACGCCCCGCTGCAACAATACTGAGGATCCCCGAAAGCTTCACACGCGCTCCTACACCCAATGCCCCCTCCACCACTCTGACGCGCCACACGTAACTCCGAAGGACACGCTCCGTTAAGGTCCAATAAGCAACCCGTGGCGCTACAATTCCCACCTTTTCCTCCCTTTGCCACGACCAACATCGGCAAATTGTAGCCGTCGACTAAGCTGATGTCGTAAAAATCTAATCCTCCGTCACCGTTTAATGTGAATTCTGCGAGAGTAGCAGGCGGCTTGGCGCCACTTCCGGAACACTCAATTTGACCGGAGCCGCAGTCGCCGCTTAGGCAAACGAATTTACCGGAGGAGTCGAGGCCGCAAAGGGTTCGACCCCATAGTCGGCCGGACCAGGACATGGGTATTGTCACGGTTCTGGATTTGCCCGTATTAAGAACGAAGCCGGTAGTGGGAAGCTGAGCCCTGTTGGCGCCGGATAAAAAGCCGGGCCATATAGTGTGGCGACACTTGTTGACGATCTCGAAAGAAGCTGGGTTCACTTCTGCGATGAAAAACAAGGAAAGGGTCAGTGCAGAGATTCCAAATaacgaaaaagaaaaaggcctGGAGAGAGAGAAGACGGAGTCTTCGAAGTTTTTTTACCTGAGAGGAAAGAGAGTAAGAGGAGAGAAAGGAAGGAGGCAGAGAGAAGAAGACGATCCATTattgaagaaataaagatcAGAAAATGTGGGAGTTCGAGGTTAAAGAGTaggcaaaaaacaaaataaaaaagaaaaagaatagaaCAGACGGAAGAACTTTACTTTTCTTGCGAGGAGAGGGGAGAGTAGTCGGAGTGGGACTTGAGGACTGTGTGTTTGTGGGGTTTTGTCCTTTTGGCTTTcggttttggttttggttttgggttattttattaagtaatcaattctttaattttgtgTGTTTTTTAGGCATTTGCACCTGAATTTTCTCTCCTTTCCCCGCGAGATACAACTGTAATATTTTATACGGTGCCCTTTCCGCTTATCTTTTAGTAGTTAACGAACCTTGTTCTTCACTGGAAAAGTACAATCGGATGGTAATATTTTAGTGCCCTGTTTTCCCAAAGAATGGACGCAACATACGGTATTGCCATGGATGATTATAAGCAAAGATAGTGATTATTAGGAACGAGTAACGCGACTATCAGTTTCAAACTGACTAGATTTGTATCCAAACGAAATCGCCAGGTAAATTTTTGCGGTGCATTTTATTCAGAATTGGCATGAACATGATTAGAGAAAGAGACTGGGGAAAGGATGTTGTCTGAATTGCATGAATATACTGCATCTAAAGGAGTCTAGAGTAGAGAGCTCCATTTGCTGCCTGTAGTTGCACGTAAAGCCTAAAATCTTGGTTTTAATTACTTAAAACTTACGCATACGTATACACTAAAGATTACTGTAAGTGAAAGCTCAAAAGCAGATCCACAAgctaaaatg containing:
- the LOC18607574 gene encoding thaumatin-like protein 1b isoform X1, which gives rise to MDRLLLSASFLSLLLLSFLSEVNPASFEIVNKCRHTIWPGFLSGANRAQLPTTGFVLNTGKSRTVTIPMSWSGRLWGRTLCGLDSSGKFVCLSGDCGSGQIECSGSGAKPPATLAEFTLNGDGGLDFYDISLVDGYNLPMLVVAKGGKGGNCSATGCLLDLNGACPSELRVARQSGGGGIGCRSACEAFGDPQYCCSGAFGTPDVCRPSTYSLFFKHACPRAYSYAYDDVTSTYTCAGADYVIIFCPPPYTSQKVFGARKDGALLPLVNKSMIYLSSLNRNGASLSGLLQVQFTARAAPTIMALFLIWQLILPL
- the LOC18607574 gene encoding thaumatin-like protein 1b isoform X2, with the protein product MDRLLLSASFLSLLLLSFLSEVNPASFEIVNKCRHTIWPGFLSGANRAQLPTTGFVLNTGKSRTVTIPMSWSGRLWGRTLCGLDSSGKFVCLSGDCGSGQIECSGSGAKPPATLAEFTLNGDGGLDFYDISLVDGYNLPMLVVAKGGKGGNCSATGCLLDLNGACPSELRVARQSGGGGIGCRSACEAFGDPQYCCSGAFGTPDVCRPSTYSLFFKHACPRAYSYAYDDVTSTYTCAGADYVIIFCPPPYTSQKVFGARKDGALLPLVNKSMIYLSSLNRNGASLSVK